One genomic region from Sparus aurata chromosome 15, fSpaAur1.1, whole genome shotgun sequence encodes:
- the tk2 gene encoding thymidine kinase 2, mitochondrial isoform X1 translates to MSGAGGRLSLLFSRVGVVVCRCAAAPPSFRVVGCNRGTKLRAAGVTLTQSRALSDTQHVIKGKLVRNGEEKKAVICIEGNIASGKTTCLEYFSKTSNIEVLTEPVSKWRNVRGHNPLALMYQDPARWGITLQTYVQLTMLDRHLSTISAPVRMMERSIFSAKYIFVENLFKSGKMPEVDYAVLTEWFDWIITNISIPVDLIVYLQTSPQTCHERLKQRCREEEKVIPLEYLESIHQLYEDWLINRTSSPLPAPVLVIPADHDLQKMLSQYEENRDKILAAGYH, encoded by the exons ATGTCCGGTGCTGGTGGTCGTCTGTCGCTCCTGTTCAGCCGTGTTGGAGTCGTCGTGTGTCGGTGTGCTGCGGCTCCGCCATCATTCCGTGTTGTTGGATGTAACAGAGGGACAAAGTTACGTGCTGCCGGCGTCACACTGACCCAGAGCCGAGCACTGAGCGACACGCAGCACGTCATTAAAG GGAAACTGGTGCGAaatggagaggaaaagaaagcagTG ATCTGTATTGAGGGGAACATTGCCAGTGGGAAGACAACATGTCTGGAGTATTTCAGCAAAACTAGCAACATAGAG GTCCTTACAGAACCAGTCTCTAAATGGAGGAATGTCCGTGGACACAACCCTCTG gcACTGATGTATCAGGATCCTGCACGCTGGGGCATCACACTGCAGACATATGTTCAACTCACCATGCTGGATAGACACCTTTCGACAATA TCAGCTCCTGTCAGGATGATGGAGAGGTCCATCTTCAGTGCCAAGTACATCTTTGTGGAGAATCTCTTTAAAAG tggAAAAATGCCTGAGGTGGACTATGCTGTCCTCACTGAGTGGTTTGATTGGATCATAACTAACATTTCCATTCCAGTTGATCTGATTG TCTACCTGCAGACCTCTCCTCAGACCTGTCATGAGAGGTTAAAACAGagatgcagagaggaggagaaagtcaTTCCATTG GAGTATCTGGAGTCCATCCACCAGCTGTACGAGGACTGGCTCATCAACCGTACCTCATCCCctcttcctgctcctgttcTG gtGATTCCTGCTGACCATGACCTCCAGAAGATGCTCAGCCAGTATGAAGAAAACCGTGACAAAATCCTAGCAGCTGGCTACCACTGA
- the tk2 gene encoding thymidine kinase 2, mitochondrial isoform X2, producing the protein MLSSFQGKLVRNGEEKKAVICIEGNIASGKTTCLEYFSKTSNIEVLTEPVSKWRNVRGHNPLALMYQDPARWGITLQTYVQLTMLDRHLSTISAPVRMMERSIFSAKYIFVENLFKSGKMPEVDYAVLTEWFDWIITNISIPVDLIVYLQTSPQTCHERLKQRCREEEKVIPLEYLESIHQLYEDWLINRTSSPLPAPVLVIPADHDLQKMLSQYEENRDKILAAGYH; encoded by the exons ATGTTGTCTTCCTTCCAAGGGAAACTGGTGCGAaatggagaggaaaagaaagcagTG ATCTGTATTGAGGGGAACATTGCCAGTGGGAAGACAACATGTCTGGAGTATTTCAGCAAAACTAGCAACATAGAG GTCCTTACAGAACCAGTCTCTAAATGGAGGAATGTCCGTGGACACAACCCTCTG gcACTGATGTATCAGGATCCTGCACGCTGGGGCATCACACTGCAGACATATGTTCAACTCACCATGCTGGATAGACACCTTTCGACAATA TCAGCTCCTGTCAGGATGATGGAGAGGTCCATCTTCAGTGCCAAGTACATCTTTGTGGAGAATCTCTTTAAAAG tggAAAAATGCCTGAGGTGGACTATGCTGTCCTCACTGAGTGGTTTGATTGGATCATAACTAACATTTCCATTCCAGTTGATCTGATTG TCTACCTGCAGACCTCTCCTCAGACCTGTCATGAGAGGTTAAAACAGagatgcagagaggaggagaaagtcaTTCCATTG GAGTATCTGGAGTCCATCCACCAGCTGTACGAGGACTGGCTCATCAACCGTACCTCATCCCctcttcctgctcctgttcTG gtGATTCCTGCTGACCATGACCTCCAGAAGATGCTCAGCCAGTATGAAGAAAACCGTGACAAAATCCTAGCAGCTGGCTACCACTGA
- the LOC115596610 gene encoding DNA ligase 1 isoform X2 yields the protein MKDDIAAGDQVEVTRQEVYDDYVKWYLQCTEVRLCRDACLLDTVARYLQREPVPSGTFTVFPFYSSLIDGCANLSTDCRRLLSDFIKAVELLETLCVNLFLQPWKKEIKTLKTFTGPFVYWLLPVFSSSTIQSVLASIGYLPHTDTQQSEYRLSEDANPDRAMQVGFELLLARVECYQLLELLDKDQSGPQKWLELLQRRVHASKLEEPTEKKTEIVHKEEEEEEEEKEEADREEVPQCLDSRLAVKPLPKPRRCHLNSVDRSIMEMQMTYPDLAIRGRPLLQDKSHRANGVRGNSKAVHTASTSYSSDDSKAAEIHRRDIIKDTKAVATATCSKNYGSKAAEVFGEDNRSSGQTSVPGDAISNNFSNIDDEPDHPQAVSLHITLRAGSTAEKRLKPGDTQPTAEPPARRQQQTTADPQNKRVISPGPPSMSSMDEERELRELAEKMGQLHVHEAKEESKRKKEKERGEENTNKERRKDERKASTGREAEEQNLRRPVTETGPAPSHAARRCSRSSHSDPAVGKEQKKPSPLTVSTADRQSCWGGSTGRQDGEDTDRADAGRGEEEQLTHGYVML from the exons ATGAAGGACGATATTGCAGCAGGAGACCAGGTGGAGGTGACCCGTCAGGAGGTTTATGACGATTACGTGAAGTGGTATCTTCAATGTACAGAGGTTCGGCTGTGCCGCGACGCCTGCCTGCTGGACACGGTGGCTCGGTACCTGCAGAGGGAACCAGTGCCCAGTGGAACTTTCACAGTTTTCCCATTCTACAGTTCTTTAATTGACGGTTGTGCAAACCTGAGCACAGACTGCAGGAGACTACTGTCTGATTTCATCAAAGCCGTCGAACTGCTGGAAACTCTCTGCGTCAATCTGTTCCTTCAACCATGGAAGAAGGAAATCAAGACACTTAAG ACTTTTACAGGGCCATTTGTTTACTGGCTCCTGCCAGTTTTCAGCAGTTCTACCATTCAATCCGTGCTGGCCTCTATTGGCTACCTTCCCCATACTGACACTCAACAAAG cGAGTACAGACTCAGCGAGGATGCTAACCCAGATAGAGCCATGCAGGTGGGTtttgagctgctgctggctaGGGTTGAGTGTTACCAGCTCCTGGAACTCCTTGACAAGGACCAGTCAGGACCACAG AAGTGGCTGGAGCTTCTCCAGAGGAGAGTGCATGCTTCAAAACTAGAAGAACCCACAGAAAAGAAGACAGAGATTGTGCacaaggaagaggaagaggaggaggaggagaaagaagaggcagATAGAGAAGAG GTACCTCAGTGTTTAGACAGCAGGCTTGCAGTGAAGCCCCTGCCCAAGCCTCGACGCTGCCACCTTAACAGTGTAGACCGGTCCATCATGGAGATGCAGATGACCTACCCTGACCTGGCCATCAGGGGCCGCCCTCTCCTACAAGACAAATCTCACAGAGCAAACGGCGTCAGGGGTAACAGTAAAGCTGTTCATACTGCTAGCACTAGTTATTCCAGTGATGACAGTAAAGCTGCTGAGATCCACAGAAGGGATATTATCAAAGACACCAAAGCTGTCGCTACAGCTACCTGCAGTAAGAATTATGGCAGCAAAGCTGCTGAAGTGTTTGGTGAGGATAACAGAAGCAGTGGTCAGACCTCCGTCCCAGGAGATGCCATCAGCAACAACTTCAGTAACATTGATGATGAGCCCGATCATCCTCAGGCCGTTTCCCTGCACATCACACTGAGAGCTGGATCCACTGCAGAGAAGAGGCTGAAGCCAGGAGACACTCAGCCCACAGCAGAACCTCCTGCCAGGAGGCAACAGCAGACCACAGCAg ACCCACAAAATAAGAGAGTGATCAGCCCAGGGCCTCCTTCAATGAGCTCCATGGATGAGGAGCGGGAGCTGAGAGAGCTGGCAGAGAAGATGGGCCAGCTTCATGTGCACGAAGCCAAAGAGGagtcaaagagaaaaaaagagaaagagcgagGTGAGGAGAACACAAAtaaagagagaaggaaggacGAGAGAAAGGCAAGCacagggagagaggcagaggagcagaaCCTCAGGAGGCCAGTGACAGAGACAGGACCAGCGCCAAGCCATGCtgccaggagatgcagcagatCCTCTCATTCTGATCCTGCAGTGGGGAAAGAGCAGAAGAAGCCCTCACCACTGACCGTCAGTACAGCAGACCGTCAGAGCTGCTGGGGAGGCAGCACAGGGCGGCAGGACGGAGAAGACACTGACAGAGCAGACgcaggcagaggagaggaggagcagctgacaCATGGTTATGTCATGCTGTAG
- the LOC115596610 gene encoding uncharacterized protein LOC115596610 isoform X1, producing MKDDIAAGDQVEVTRQEVYDDYVKWYLQCTEVRLCRDACLLDTVARYLQREPVPSGTFTVFPFYSSLIDGCANLSTDCRRLLSDFIKAVELLETLCVNLFLQPWKKEIKTLKTFTGPFVYWLLPVFSSSTIQSVLASIGYLPHTDTQQSEYRLSEDANPDRAMQVGFELLLARVECYQLLELLDKDQSGPQKWLELLQRRVHASKLEEPTEKKTEIVHKEEEEEEEEKEEADREEVPQCLDSRLAVKPLPKPRRCHLNSVDRSIMEMQMTYPDLAIRGRPLLQDKSHRANGVRGNSKAVHTASTSYSSDDSKAAEIHRRDIIKDTKAVATATCSKNYGSKAAEVFGEDNRSSGQTSVPGDAISNNFSNIDDEPDHPQAVSLHITLRAGSTAEKRLKPGDTQPTAEPPARRQQQTTAADPQNKRVISPGPPSMSSMDEERELRELAEKMGQLHVHEAKEESKRKKEKERGEENTNKERRKDERKASTGREAEEQNLRRPVTETGPAPSHAARRCSRSSHSDPAVGKEQKKPSPLTVSTADRQSCWGGSTGRQDGEDTDRADAGRGEEEQLTHGYVML from the exons ATGAAGGACGATATTGCAGCAGGAGACCAGGTGGAGGTGACCCGTCAGGAGGTTTATGACGATTACGTGAAGTGGTATCTTCAATGTACAGAGGTTCGGCTGTGCCGCGACGCCTGCCTGCTGGACACGGTGGCTCGGTACCTGCAGAGGGAACCAGTGCCCAGTGGAACTTTCACAGTTTTCCCATTCTACAGTTCTTTAATTGACGGTTGTGCAAACCTGAGCACAGACTGCAGGAGACTACTGTCTGATTTCATCAAAGCCGTCGAACTGCTGGAAACTCTCTGCGTCAATCTGTTCCTTCAACCATGGAAGAAGGAAATCAAGACACTTAAG ACTTTTACAGGGCCATTTGTTTACTGGCTCCTGCCAGTTTTCAGCAGTTCTACCATTCAATCCGTGCTGGCCTCTATTGGCTACCTTCCCCATACTGACACTCAACAAAG cGAGTACAGACTCAGCGAGGATGCTAACCCAGATAGAGCCATGCAGGTGGGTtttgagctgctgctggctaGGGTTGAGTGTTACCAGCTCCTGGAACTCCTTGACAAGGACCAGTCAGGACCACAG AAGTGGCTGGAGCTTCTCCAGAGGAGAGTGCATGCTTCAAAACTAGAAGAACCCACAGAAAAGAAGACAGAGATTGTGCacaaggaagaggaagaggaggaggaggagaaagaagaggcagATAGAGAAGAG GTACCTCAGTGTTTAGACAGCAGGCTTGCAGTGAAGCCCCTGCCCAAGCCTCGACGCTGCCACCTTAACAGTGTAGACCGGTCCATCATGGAGATGCAGATGACCTACCCTGACCTGGCCATCAGGGGCCGCCCTCTCCTACAAGACAAATCTCACAGAGCAAACGGCGTCAGGGGTAACAGTAAAGCTGTTCATACTGCTAGCACTAGTTATTCCAGTGATGACAGTAAAGCTGCTGAGATCCACAGAAGGGATATTATCAAAGACACCAAAGCTGTCGCTACAGCTACCTGCAGTAAGAATTATGGCAGCAAAGCTGCTGAAGTGTTTGGTGAGGATAACAGAAGCAGTGGTCAGACCTCCGTCCCAGGAGATGCCATCAGCAACAACTTCAGTAACATTGATGATGAGCCCGATCATCCTCAGGCCGTTTCCCTGCACATCACACTGAGAGCTGGATCCACTGCAGAGAAGAGGCTGAAGCCAGGAGACACTCAGCCCACAGCAGAACCTCCTGCCAGGAGGCAACAGCAGACCACAGCAg CAGACCCACAAAATAAGAGAGTGATCAGCCCAGGGCCTCCTTCAATGAGCTCCATGGATGAGGAGCGGGAGCTGAGAGAGCTGGCAGAGAAGATGGGCCAGCTTCATGTGCACGAAGCCAAAGAGGagtcaaagagaaaaaaagagaaagagcgagGTGAGGAGAACACAAAtaaagagagaaggaaggacGAGAGAAAGGCAAGCacagggagagaggcagaggagcagaaCCTCAGGAGGCCAGTGACAGAGACAGGACCAGCGCCAAGCCATGCtgccaggagatgcagcagatCCTCTCATTCTGATCCTGCAGTGGGGAAAGAGCAGAAGAAGCCCTCACCACTGACCGTCAGTACAGCAGACCGTCAGAGCTGCTGGGGAGGCAGCACAGGGCGGCAGGACGGAGAAGACACTGACAGAGCAGACgcaggcagaggagaggaggagcagctgacaCATGGTTATGTCATGCTGTAG